The Spirulina subsalsa PCC 9445 region GAGTCCTCCTCTTGTTCCTGTGTTTCTTCTCGGGAAATTGCTACGGTGGGCTGATTGGGGTCGGTGACAGGACGGGAAATAAAAGTCGAGGCAGGGGAACCTGTGACGAGAGGAGAGGACGTTAGGGGAGGGGGAGGGGGAGGTTTGCGTGTAGGTCGTCCCAGTAATTTTAACAGAGCCTCAGCCGACTGCACCCGTTGACGAAGGGAGGGCGAAATCATCAGGTTTAACACCTTATTGAGTTTAGGACTAATGGTGGTATCTGGGCTTAAAAACTTGCGCCATTCCCAACGTTCATTTAGCACATCAAACATCGCTTCGGGAGAGACTCCCGTGAGTAGGTGGAGACAAGTCACCCCTAAACTAAATAAATCACTAGCGGGTAACACTTTACCCCGCAATTGTTCAGGAGCCATAAATCCGGGGGTGCCGATAATCGTTGCTCCTCCCATGATGGCCGTTTGGGTCAACATTCGCGCTACCCCAAAGTCAATCAAGACAAAACGGCGATCGCTTTTTCGCCACATAATATTCTCCGGTTTAATATCCCGGTGAATTACATTCCGTTCATGGATATATTGCAAAACAGGCAACAAATCCCGCAAAAGTCGCCAAATCTGAGCCTCTTTATCCCGGACTCGTTGCCATAACTTGGCTGAAATGACCTGTCCCTCAATGAATTCCTGCACCAAATAGAGACGGTTTTCTACCTCAAAATAAGCCAAAAGGGTGGGAATTTGGGGATGCTGACCCAACTCACTCAAACGCACAGCTTCTTGAGCAAATAATTCCTTCGCTTTCTTCAGTACAGCCGGACTCGCCTGTTGTAGATACAATTGTTTAATCGCACAGGGAGGATGTTGAGGTAAATGTTCATCCACCCCCAAAAACGTCCGACCGAAACCCCCTTGACCTAATAATTTAACCGCGTGGTATCGTTCTTTTAGCAGGAGTGCCGCCCCACAAGTCTCACAACTCGGGCTGAGATTGCTATTATGGGGTTTAGAACAGCTTGGATTAAGGCAATAAACCATAATGGGGCTAGGTACAGGCGTTTATTCAAGTATAAATTGAGTAGGGTTGGAAATTGTCCATTGAAATCTTGAGTGATCTTTACATGAATCCCATACATTCTCCCCAGTTGACCCCCTCAGAAAGTACAGCAGAAATTACAATTGATGTTTCGGCTAAAACCTCATCGGATCAGATTATCCGGATGGAAAATGTAACGAAAGTTTACGGCACCGGAGAGGCGGAAGTTCGTGCCTTAGCAGGGGTAAATTTTAGGTTAGAAAACCATGAATATTGTGCCATCATGGGGCCGTCGGGATCGGGAAAATCCACCATGATGAACATGATCGGCTGTTTAGATCGTCCCACCTCTGGACGCTATGATCTTGATGGAATTGATGTCACCACTTTATCAGAATCCCAACTCGCAGAAGTCCGTAACCGCAAAATTGGGTTTGTTTTCCAACAGTATCACTTACTCCCTCAATCCAGCGCCCTCGATAATGTAGTGTTGCCTATGATTTATGCTGGGGTAGAGCATGGGGAACGGTGCGATCGCGCGGCGGCAGCCTTAGAAAAAGTGGGATTAGGCAATCGCCTTCATTATAGACCTAATCAACTTTCTGGTGGTCAACAACAACGAGTTGCGATCGCCCGCGCCATCGTCAACCACCCCATTATACTCCTCGCCGACGAACCCACAGGAGCCCTAGACTCCCGCACCGCCAACGAAATCCTCGATCTCTTCACCGAATTAAATCAAGGGGGAATGACCGTTATTTTAGTCACCCATGAAGCAGATGTAGCCAGTCGCACCCGACGCATTGCTTGGTTTAAAGACGGAACCGTTTTATATTCCCATCTCACCCCCGATCAAATTAAAGAAGTCGCCCTAGAACCCCATTAAATTTATAAAAATTTGTAGCCATTAATACAAAAAATAGAATGAACTTAAGCATTAGTTCTGTTGTCAAATGCCCCTGCATAAAGGCTTAAAAAGGGACAGAATTAAGTTTTTTTGACTTTTTTCCTAATTTGTGAAGCATTGTCACCGATTTTAGAAAATTACCTTAAAATCAGAATAATAGCTGAGGTTAATACGCTTACTTTTTGATAATCAACAACAGGGAGCAGAGAATTAGACTCCCCATAGCCGTGAGTTAAATCGGAACTAAAACTGAGTCACTCCCTCGTTTAAGTTTGACCCTATTTTTCAGAAAATATAGTTTCATTTAAGTATATTTTCGGGCTTGTTTTGTCTATTTCCCACTCTATCTATAACTCCCTACTCAGCCCATAGAAACTCGTCATGACCGACTATCGATTACCTATCTCTAACAGCTTTATGTCTAGCTTTCTCTTCAAATCATCCCCCATTCCCTATCACACCTTACTCGGGGTTATGATTCTTTGTTTAATCCCCTTTGGCTTAGAAGTTCTAGGCTTTGATTTCAGTACCATTCGACCTCTAGTTTCGCTACAAGACTTAGCCAAGCAAAGTCCCACCCAAATGTTGGACAGTATGCACTATTCCCTTGCGGGGAGTTTTGTTCATTCTCTCCTAGAATGGAGTGCATTTTGTACCGCTCTTTTTACCGCTATTCTCGCCTTTGTTCACTTCACCTTTAACCGAGATATTGTTACCCCTATTATCGGTATTGCTCTGTTTTATGCAGGCTGTATGGATGGATTTCATACCCTCGCCGCCGATCGTTTAATTGAAGGCGTTGCTAGTAGTGAAACCCTCATTCCCTTTACTTGGGCAATGTGTCGCCTCTTTAGTGCTGTGATTATGATTGCTGGGGCTAGTATTTTCCTAATCCGTAAACCCATTAAAATATGCAGCAGTCTGAGTTTTATTGCCGTCGCGGCTGTTCTTTCTGGCATTATTGCTTACAGTACAATTTTAATGTGTGTGCGCAGTAATAACCTGCCCATCACCCTATTTCCAGACTCCATTATTACCCGACCTTGGGACGTATTACCCCTAGTATTATTTGCCGGAGCCGGATTTTTTGTTTTTCCCCAATTGTGTTATCGTCATCCCAGTTTATTTTCCCAAGCCTTATTAGTCAGTACCGTTCCTCAAGTTATTACTCAAATTCACATGGCCTTCGGTTCAAGTGAACTTTTTGATAGTAATTTTAACGTGGCTCACTTCCTAAAAATTGTGGCTTATCTCGTTCCCTTTGTGGGGCTATGTTGTAGTTATATTCAAATTAACCGAGAAAAGACTCAAACCGTTACCGAACTGGAAAAAACTAAAAAATCTCTGCTGAATCAAACCGAAGCGCTCGCCCAAACCAACTACTCTCTCCAAACATCAGAATTACTACTGCGTGAACAGAAAGACGAATTAGAAGAAGCCCTGAAAAAACTGCAAAATACCCAGTTTCAGTTAGTCCAAACTGAAAAAATGTCAAGTTTGGGGCAGTTAGTGGCTGGGGTTGCCCATGAGATTAATAATCCGGTTAACTTTATTTATGGCAACTTGATCCATGCTGATGAATATACCAAAAATATTTTACAAATCATGGATTTATATCAGCTTTACTACCCCCATCCTGCCCCAGAAATTCGGGAAACAATGGATGATTTAGATGTTGAATTTGTCCTAGAAGATTTTCCCAAACTCATGGCATCAATGCAAATGGGAGCCAAGCGCATTAAAGAAATTGTGTTAGCCTTGCGCAACTTTTCCCGCATGGATGAAGCGGAATTAAAATCCGTTAATATTCACGATGGGTTAGATAGCACCCTGACTATTCTGTATAACCAAATGAAAGAGAAACCGGAATGTCAAGCCATTGAAGTGATTAAAAACTATCAAAATTTGCCTGATGTGGAATGTTATGCCGGACAGTTAAATCAAGTGTTTATGAACTTAATCAGTAATGCTATTGATGCCTTAGAACCTCTGCGTGAGAAGGAACAATCTCCTCCCTCAACACCCACCCTATGGATTGAAACCGAACATATCGATTCTCAAATTTATATCCGCATTCGCGATAATGGATCGGGGATTCCTGAAGAGATTAAACATCGTCTATTTGACCCCTTTTTCACCACCAAAGGCATCGGTAAAGGCACAGGTTTAGGACTCTCGATTAGTTACCAAATTATTGTAGAACGTCATCAAGGGAATTTATCCTGTAGTTCGGATTGCACTCGCGGCACAGAATTTGTTATTCAAATCCCAGTTTATCAGGGGTGATAGTTACGGGAGTAATAATGACGATATAATAATTCTAACTGTCCTCCTAACTCCTGAATTAAAGCCAATTGCCGTAAATATAACCCGCGAAAACTATTGGCAAAGAGGAGAGTAATAATGGCCACAACTAACCCCATTCCGGTGGAAACTAATGCCTCACTAATTCCTCCCGTCACGGCTTGGGGAGTGCTGCCGCTTAAATCGCCGATTTGTAACCCGGAAAAGGCCTGCATGAGGCCTAAAATCGTCCCCAATAGCCCTAAAAGGGGGGCAACGGTGATAATGGTTTCAAACACCGTGTTAAAGCGTTTCAGGATGGGTAATTCCGCTTGAGTGGCACTTTCGAGGGCGAGGCGAAACTCTTCGGGGGTGGGGTGATCGAGAGAGAGGGCAACCCAAAAAATCCGGGGTAGGGGTAGGGTAAGATTAGCTTGGAGGAGTTGATAAGCGCGATCGCACTCCCGAGGATACAACCGCAAAACCGCCTCAATCACCCCCCGTTGACGACGCTGCACCCGTAACCAAAAGAACACCCGTTCCCCAATTAACACCATAGCCAACAGAGAACACCCCAAAAGCGGCACCGTCACCCAGCCACCAGCTACAACCGGAATAACACTCAACATCACCATGAAATCTAACCTATCCAATTTAAACCATGAAATTCAACCTAGGATGTCAATTAAACTACAACATTGCCAGCGATAGTACCTTAATTTTTAACGTCGCAGTTTGCAATAATCGCTTTCAAAATATCCTGCACGAAGACCTACAGATTACCTCCCAAGTTAAAGTCGATAAATATACCTCTTCCGAACTGGAAAATCGCTATATTCGGGTTAACTCATCCCCCGGAAAATTACAGCTATCCTACCAAGCCACCGTAGAATTGAAACATTTTGAAGAATCCCCCCATAATATCCCCGAAGTCCCCCCCGCCCAACTGCCCTTAAACGTCCTGCCCTATTTATACCCGAGTCGTTACTGTGAGTCAGATCGCCTCATCCGATTTGCTCAAACCGAATTCGGGCATTTAGTGCCAGATTATTCTAGGGTAACGGCAATGTGTAACTGGATCTATGAAAATGTCGCCTATTTGTCAGGGAGTACCAATGCTCATACTTCAGCCTTTAACACGGTGACAGAACGGGCTGGAGTCTGTCGAGATTTCGCCCATTTAGGCATTGCTTTATGTCGGGCTTTAAACATCCCCGCCCGCTTTGTAACGGGATATGCCTATAATTTAAAGCCTCCAGATTTTCATGCTTATTTTGAGGCCTATTTAGGCTGTCGTTGGTATTTATTTGATGCCACTCGTTTAGTTCCCCGCACGGGACTAATTCGCATCGGTACGGGAAGAGATGCGGCAGATGTTGCCTTTGCCACGATTTTCGGTTCCGTTGTAATGGAACAAATGGACTTGTTTGTAGACTGTATCAGTGTTGGTGAGTCTCCCCTCTATACTGATCAGGCGATCGCTTTTTTAGAGTAGGGCGTTAGGGGACAGGGAGCAGGGGAGAGGGAATAGGGAATAATTCTTGATACCTCGACTCCCGACTCCCTAGGGCGCAATGCTTGCGCCCCTACACCGACTCCCCATCTCCTCCTCAGCCTTGGATTCCATAAGCAGCACAAACTGGGTTGCTATCCATCCCCTCCCTGCAAGCGAGGAAGGGGAATTCCGCAACATTTTTGTTAAACTAACTACAACATGACTCTATGAATACCCTGTAAAATGATTCACTACAACGGGGTTTATAACAAACGGACGAGAGCAACCCGTCCATATCGTGGATCCGTTTCAATGGCGATAATCTCCACCTGGGACCAAGAAAAACCGTCCCTTGTTGGAATCGAGAAGGTTGTAGACTCTCCTAAACCGAGAGCGCAACAGTGCTTAAAAATGGCGGGTCTATATTGGCGGGGTAAAAAATTTTCTTCTCCCATTTTCCAAGAAGCCTCATTATAAAAAGCCAATTGCCCCTCATAATTTAGGATTCCGGCGGGATAATGGAATTGTTCACACCAGCGCAAGGCCAAAAACCATTTAGCCTCAGACAGTCTTGAATAGGTCTTATGTGGGTTCGGATGTTGTAACACTCGATATCCAGTTTCACATGAAACGATGGTTCCCCCCAAAAAACCAAAGATAGTTCCGATCGCTTCGCTCATAGCTGATAAACTCCTGTAAGGATTGAGTTAGGTATAAAAACCCACCCAGCCCATTCATCAATCGGTGCTTTGATGTTATCAGCTTAAATCCTTCTCACCCCGACTCACAGAAATAACGGAAAGAGTTAATAAAATCCTCTCCACTCACCCAGAATTTTAGATTCTCTTTAGGAATGGGGTCAAAAATGTGACAGAATGATAGATCCCCGACTTTTAAGATGGCTTAATAATTCTTAAGCATTTCCGAGATTTGTCCATGAACAGACATCACCTAAAAGCAGGATTTTAGGCGATGTCTACTCTTCACAACGGATTAATGGCTATTCAAAAAACAAGAGTCTGGAAGGACAATCACTTAACCCGATTCAAGAAGAGTGAATTAAGTTGTTACTAACTCTTTGTCTTCCACCTCTTGATGTTTAGTATTTTTAAACTGCTCCAGTAACCGATCCGCCCAGTATTTGACATCATAAGTCGTCACGGTTTTATACATCTTGGTCATGACCTTTTCTTGTTCTTCAGGAGACATAGCTAAAGCCCGGTCAATCGCATCATTCATGCGGTCAATGGAATAGGGATTAGTCAAAATGGCTTCGGGTAACTCCACGGCCGCCCCCACAAACTCGGATAAAATCAAGACCCCATCTTTCCCCTCATGAGCCACAATGTATTCTTTAGCCACAAGATTTAAACCATCTCTTAGGGGGGTTGTCCAACAAATATCCGCCGCTTTATAAAGGGCAATCAGTTCATGAAAGGGCAAGGGTTGGGTAAATAATAAAATTGGCGACCAGCCCAATTTTGCATATTTCCCGTTAATTTTCCCCACCAACTGTTCAATCTGACTCTGGGCGGTTTTATAGACCCGCATCCCGGCGGCTGGGGTGACACAACTCACCACAAAGTTCACCTTGCCATGCAACTCAGGACGGCGTTCTAATAAACGCTCGTAAGTTTCCAACATTTCCTGATTGCCTTTTACATAGTCTACCCGTCCAGTGGCGAGGATCAGTTTGCGACCTTGTAATTCTTCTTTGATTTTGGCAACGTGAGCCTTGGTTTCTTCTTTTTGCAGGGTATTTAGGATATGTTGAGGATTAGTTCCAACGGGGAAGGCATCAATATTGACTAATTGATTTTTATGGCGGATTTTAGTGATGACTTCCGGTTCCGCTAAGGCTGTCCCAACAGGGGTTAGATGTTCCGGGACGGGTTCTTGTTGGACAATTTCAATTTTCCGTAAACTACGAGCCACGTTGACGAAGTTTTCTGAGTAACGGGGAATGTGGAAGCCCACAATATCACAACAGAGTAAGCTGTCTACAATGGCTTCTCGCCAAGGCAAGATATTAAAAATATCTACGCTGGGGAAGGGGGTATGGTGGAAGAAGGCAATCCGAGCGTTGGGTTTTTTCTGGCGGATGTAGTAAGGCGCTAACCAGAGATTGTAATCGTGAATCCAGATTAGGGCATCTTCGGCGGCTTCTTCACAGGCCGCCTCTGCGAACATTTGGTTGATTTCTTGGAAGTTCGCCCAGTCGGAACTTTCGTAGGTGAAGTGATAGGGGAAGGAGTGCAAAATAGGCCAAAAGGCTTCTTTTGAGGTGATGTGGTAGAAGTGTTTGACTTGTTCGGCGCTGAGGGGTATACGATAAACGCTGTAATTGCCTTCTCCTTCGATGTTGACTTTGGTTTCAAAGTTGGTTTTTTGTTTGGCTGTGACTTGTTTCCAAGCAATCCAAGTGCCGCGACTGACGCTAGCAAAGAAGCTTTTTAGGGTGGGTAGAATTCCGTTGGGGCTTTTCTTTTGGCGGTAGTGAATGACACCGTTTTCTATGACTTCATCATAGGGTTCGCGGTGGTACAAGATCACAAGATCAGATTTTTGCATGGTTGTTTTGTCTCAGTTATAGGGTTAAAGAATGAATGGGTTGGGAGTTGGCGATCGCACCAATCCCCAAAAACAGCAGGATCAAGGATGAATCCTTGTCTCAAATCCTTGTCTTGTCGGTGGGAATACCTGCTGATGGGTTGGGACTCAAAACCTTTCCCAGAAGTCCGTTTAGCTATGTCAT contains the following coding sequences:
- a CDS encoding transglutaminase-like domain-containing protein: MKFNLGCQLNYNIASDSTLIFNVAVCNNRFQNILHEDLQITSQVKVDKYTSSELENRYIRVNSSPGKLQLSYQATVELKHFEESPHNIPEVPPAQLPLNVLPYLYPSRYCESDRLIRFAQTEFGHLVPDYSRVTAMCNWIYENVAYLSGSTNAHTSAFNTVTERAGVCRDFAHLGIALCRALNIPARFVTGYAYNLKPPDFHAYFEAYLGCRWYLFDATRLVPRTGLIRIGTGRDAADVAFATIFGSVVMEQMDLFVDCISVGESPLYTDQAIAFLE
- a CDS encoding ABC transporter ATP-binding protein — its product is MNPIHSPQLTPSESTAEITIDVSAKTSSDQIIRMENVTKVYGTGEAEVRALAGVNFRLENHEYCAIMGPSGSGKSTMMNMIGCLDRPTSGRYDLDGIDVTTLSESQLAEVRNRKIGFVFQQYHLLPQSSALDNVVLPMIYAGVEHGERCDRAAAALEKVGLGNRLHYRPNQLSGGQQQRVAIARAIVNHPIILLADEPTGALDSRTANEILDLFTELNQGGMTVILVTHEADVASRTRRIAWFKDGTVLYSHLTPDQIKEVALEPH
- a CDS encoding serine/threonine-protein kinase, with amino-acid sequence MVYCLNPSCSKPHNSNLSPSCETCGAALLLKERYHAVKLLGQGGFGRTFLGVDEHLPQHPPCAIKQLYLQQASPAVLKKAKELFAQEAVRLSELGQHPQIPTLLAYFEVENRLYLVQEFIEGQVISAKLWQRVRDKEAQIWRLLRDLLPVLQYIHERNVIHRDIKPENIMWRKSDRRFVLIDFGVARMLTQTAIMGGATIIGTPGFMAPEQLRGKVLPASDLFSLGVTCLHLLTGVSPEAMFDVLNERWEWRKFLSPDTTISPKLNKVLNLMISPSLRQRVQSAEALLKLLGRPTRKPPPPPPLTSSPLVTGSPASTFISRPVTDPNQPTVAISREETQEQEEDSLQLMPRQESMTPSPLFQALQEVDREPIVIDYNGLQDLLKRKRWQAADDETWRILCELSGKREGAYLSNSDLARLPCGDLQAIDLFWYEASQGLFGFRVQAAIYEEVGGQCNLFCDRLGWVLHDPHSLKYFQFNLKAPPGHLPSRRWVGGMSWWKHAPVFAQRLSECELT
- the ggpS gene encoding glucosylglycerol-phosphate synthase, whose product is MQKSDLVILYHREPYDEVIENGVIHYRQKKSPNGILPTLKSFFASVSRGTWIAWKQVTAKQKTNFETKVNIEGEGNYSVYRIPLSAEQVKHFYHITSKEAFWPILHSFPYHFTYESSDWANFQEINQMFAEAACEEAAEDALIWIHDYNLWLAPYYIRQKKPNARIAFFHHTPFPSVDIFNILPWREAIVDSLLCCDIVGFHIPRYSENFVNVARSLRKIEIVQQEPVPEHLTPVGTALAEPEVITKIRHKNQLVNIDAFPVGTNPQHILNTLQKEETKAHVAKIKEELQGRKLILATGRVDYVKGNQEMLETYERLLERRPELHGKVNFVVSCVTPAAGMRVYKTAQSQIEQLVGKINGKYAKLGWSPILLFTQPLPFHELIALYKAADICWTTPLRDGLNLVAKEYIVAHEGKDGVLILSEFVGAAVELPEAILTNPYSIDRMNDAIDRALAMSPEEQEKVMTKMYKTVTTYDVKYWADRLLEQFKNTKHQEVEDKELVTT
- a CDS encoding MotA/TolQ/ExbB proton channel family protein; the protein is MVMLSVIPVVAGGWVTVPLLGCSLLAMVLIGERVFFWLRVQRRQRGVIEAVLRLYPRECDRAYQLLQANLTLPLPRIFWVALSLDHPTPEEFRLALESATQAELPILKRFNTVFETIITVAPLLGLLGTILGLMQAFSGLQIGDLSGSTPQAVTGGISEALVSTGMGLVVAIITLLFANSFRGLYLRQLALIQELGGQLELLYRHYYSRNYHP
- a CDS encoding ATP-binding protein, which codes for MTDYRLPISNSFMSSFLFKSSPIPYHTLLGVMILCLIPFGLEVLGFDFSTIRPLVSLQDLAKQSPTQMLDSMHYSLAGSFVHSLLEWSAFCTALFTAILAFVHFTFNRDIVTPIIGIALFYAGCMDGFHTLAADRLIEGVASSETLIPFTWAMCRLFSAVIMIAGASIFLIRKPIKICSSLSFIAVAAVLSGIIAYSTILMCVRSNNLPITLFPDSIITRPWDVLPLVLFAGAGFFVFPQLCYRHPSLFSQALLVSTVPQVITQIHMAFGSSELFDSNFNVAHFLKIVAYLVPFVGLCCSYIQINREKTQTVTELEKTKKSLLNQTEALAQTNYSLQTSELLLREQKDELEEALKKLQNTQFQLVQTEKMSSLGQLVAGVAHEINNPVNFIYGNLIHADEYTKNILQIMDLYQLYYPHPAPEIRETMDDLDVEFVLEDFPKLMASMQMGAKRIKEIVLALRNFSRMDEAELKSVNIHDGLDSTLTILYNQMKEKPECQAIEVIKNYQNLPDVECYAGQLNQVFMNLISNAIDALEPLREKEQSPPSTPTLWIETEHIDSQIYIRIRDNGSGIPEEIKHRLFDPFFTTKGIGKGTGLGLSISYQIIVERHQGNLSCSSDCTRGTEFVIQIPVYQG